Below is a window of Oncorhynchus clarkii lewisi isolate Uvic-CL-2024 chromosome 19, UVic_Ocla_1.0, whole genome shotgun sequence DNA.
AACAAGCAGATACATAGCACTGTACactgttcagaaagtattcataccccttgttcattccacattttgttgtgttacagccctgaattcaaaatggattaaatatattttttttataacccatccacacacaatatccaataatggcaaagtgaaaacataaaaaaaaatgacattttttgcaaatgtattgaaaattaaatacagaaatacctaatttacataagtattcacacccctgagccaATACTttttagaagcacctttggcagcaattacagctgtgagtctttctgggtaagtctctaagagctttccacacctggattgttgagaaaaaaaaaatcattattctttttaaaattcttcaagctctgtcaaattggttgttgataattgctagacaaccattttcaggtagtgccatagattttcaagttgtcttaagtcaaaactataactcggccactcaggaacattcactgtcttcttggtaaacaaatccagcgtagatttggccttgtgttttaggttattatcctgctgaaaggtgaattaatctcccattgtctggtggaaagcagactgaacaagggtttcctctaggattttgcctgtgcttagctccattccgttgatttttttatgctgaaaaactcccgagtccttaacgattacaagtatacccatagcatgatgcagccaccactatgcttgaaaatatggagagtggtactcagtactgtgttgtattggatttgccccaaacgtaacactttgtattcagggcataaagttaattgctttgccacatgttttgcagtattactttggtgcattgttgcaaacagaatacatattttggaatatttttattatgttcttttcactctgttaattaggttactattgtggagcaactacaatattgttgatccatcctcagttttcacagccattcaactctgtaactgttttagtcaccattggcctcgtggtgaaattCCTCTCCGTTAACTGAGTTAaaaaggacgtctgtatctttgtagtgactgggtgtattgatacaccatccaaagtgtaattattaacttcgccatgctcaaatggatattcaatgtctgcttttttcttttacctatctaccaataggtgtccttctttgcgaggcattggaaaacctctctggtctttgtggttgaatctgtgtttgaaattcgctGCTCGAATAagagggactttacagataattgtatgtgtggagtacagcGATGagctagtcattcaaaaatcatgttatacacgattttgcacgcacaatgagtccatgcaacttattatgtgacctaagcacatttttactgattaacttatttaggcttccaataacaaaggtgttgaatacttattgactcaagacatttcagatttagattttttattaatttgtaaaaaatacaattccactttgacagtaTGGGGAGATtagtgacaaaaaaatctaaatgtgatcaattttaaattcaggctgtagcataacaaaatgtggaaaaagagtgtgaatactttctgaaggcactgtatatgtggtaAACCGAGGCCTATTTCCTGCTCAGGAGCCACGTGTGCTTCGGGTGGTGGGCGTCATCCGCCAGAACAAAATGAGAAGCAAGGGTAGGGGTGGCAGCAGGGCTTCCCACCAATGAAGGATGTAAAAAGAGCCACAACTGGAGCATAGCAGATTGTTTTGTCTGGTTTGCCCTTGCAGACAttcctccaccccttcctcttTTCCACTTTTTTATTCCATTGAGAAAAACAGTGAGGTTCTTGGGGTTTCAATGCTAGTTTAAAGAATGACTCCATATGCTAGACAGGCGGTGAATCTGAACGTCTGAATGGAAACCAACTCATGGTCATGAAAAGAGAAGATGCCAATTTGATTGTGGCCCATTTTGATCTGGAGAATCCATTTCACAAAACCGCAGATATGTAGTCTTCATGATGCTTGAGAGGCTTTGAACCGACACCAGCCTCTTAAAAGTGGAATGCCAATGTTTCCAGAAGTGCTATTGGGTCAATAATGACCAAATtcttaattttcccaagaatgaTGTCTACTCCCAACCCCAAAGTCTCTGAAAGCTCAAATTGGGCTGGTGGCAGCATGGAAAAGTGGTTAATCTGTTATTTTCAGGAATCTCTAGGACTTGAAGACAGATCGGGGTCAAACAATCAGTCTCTTACTGAAGTTTTTACAGTGTTATTCATACAATTCCCTTGACGAATTTAGTTTCTGTTCAAGGAAAAGTTACTAGTACAAATCTACAACATAATGTGATACTTCTAAGCTGAAATAGCAACTAAATCAGTTTTGAACATGTTACACTAAGCTCACGAAGTCAGCATCTTGTGGAAAAAAATTACAATGATAATATAAGTACTTTTGATTCTGATTGGTCACACTGACCCCTAACACTAAGTGACACAGCGACAAAACCAGTGCAGTAAAGGGTATtttcagggagagggagaagggagagttGACGACTCAGTTATTGGGTTAAATGGCCAACTGTCCTCCTGTCCTGACTAGACCTGGTCAGGAATAGGAGGAGGTAAGTGAGGTTTACTGCAGTTTAACTGAGGATTTCTAGGCTTAATCTCCTGCTGCTTGTGTAGTTTTCAGTGGGACCTGCTGTCACTACGGGCAGGAGACGGTTGAAGATCACCAACAGGCCAGACAACTAAGCATCAAGGTCACTGTCTACACgtgactgtagcctactgtatcaGCACGTCTTGTAGGAATTATTCCGAGAGGCTATCTGCATTTTGCAATTACCGCACTTCCTTTCAAAATACATTTGTAGATTAGTCCACCTATTTTGAGTGTGGATTTCCACTCTCCCCTTATTGCTCAACCACAGTGCCTGGGTTAGGCCAGGTTGGTCTCAGTGACCCCTAGACATACTTCCAGAGAGGCCTATCTGGCACAGCACAGAGGCACACAGTCAGCAGATACAGTTCTACAGCAGACAGCTGATGCATTAGTCTGCAGGGCTGCTTTTATGTGTCATGTATAACAATACCAAGTCAGTCACTGAATGATTAGATGGATCAATACCAGGGCATTCAGGACTGAGCCAGCATAAGATGCTGCTACTCTGGGCATACTCACCAGGCAGCCTCTATGTATAGTAAGCTATGCTTCAGTGAATTTGCTTTAGAAATGTTTTTCTCTTGGAAAAATCCTGAATTGTTCTTAATAGTACATTGACCAGTATAAGAAACCAGCCCGTGTGTCACTTTGACTTTGGATGCTGTCCAGATATGCCAAATCTGACCCACTTTCAAATGAAAGTGTTCAATGACCATCAGGGGTGTGAGGACAAATAGAGGTGATGTCAGAAAATAAGGAATTCCAGAGGCATCAGAAAAAATATGTCACCCCTGAATCATGAAAGGTTGGCCAAATTAGTAATTACACTGCCCTAAAAGCAAATGTGAAAAATActttttaaattgtttatttttttacatcttCAGAACAAGGGAAGCTCAGTTATGGAACAGATGCTGACTGGATCCTGGCAAGCGTTCTTGTTTGCCTGGTGGCTCTCTAGCTCAAGGCACAATATCAGCCAAGACTAAACCATCTTCAGAATCTGTTTAAAGTTGTACAATTGAAATACTAAAAACAGCTGTGTTTCAATTATATTAGTCTGCAAAGTAGCTTacaatttggtttaggctatacaTTTCAAAGACATTGCGCCAGTAAATGAAGAGATTGCTTTATATGGCCATGGTTAGAAGGGATACATCTTTTGTTAAATTTACGAcaaaggtttttttttttaatgcattttagcAAACCCTAACTGTTTTCCTAAACTTAACCTAATTCTcataacctgctacgaaaagtcaaatCACAAAAGCTATAGTCTGAGTACCAGTCTTTTTatctaacattccactccttgttaTTGCCATGAAGGAGCGGCAGGGAGTGGAATGTAAGGTAAAGAGACTGGTACTCAGGCTACAAAAGCAGTATCCCGTATAGTAAAAACCGGCTTTATCTGCCTCCTCCTACTTCCTCTACGAGCACATGGAGCCGGTGACAAGACTAAACCAGTTCCATCCGACCTCGACTGAGGGCCAGTTTCAGCTGGCGTGTTGTCTTGGAGACGGCACCTCTATAAATACAGCCAGTATCGAGACACAGGCGTGCATTTTTAGTTCAGACCGAGAGTGTTATTCAGTTCTTTGACAGATTCGTCTGACAAGGGAAAACCAAGTATTTTTTTCCAGGATTCTGGTCTAATGGACACACTCTTTGTAAATGCTTTTTAAGGTAAACCTTCATTAATTTATTCTACATTTTCACAATAACTTTCTAATTTATTATAAACTGGTAAGTTAGGCTACCGGTATTCATTATGAGCTATCCAATTTGGCTTATTCAAATCGTGTCAATAatttttagctagctagtaagTTAACGTTAGTGTAATGTTATGGTTATGCCATATTGTACAAGTAGTAACGTTAGCTCGTTTTTACGTAGCGCTATCTTCTGACGTTaatttatttttgtgtttttgcTTGATGGAAGTGATGGGGTTGGGGTATGATTTGGACCTCGGGAATGTCATAAGCTAGCTGCAGTAACGTTCGCTTGGTAAATGTATTTTATGCTGAAATTCATACTGCCAGTAACTACTGATGGTAGTTGGCTACTTCGACAAAGATCGTGTCCTTTTCGTTTTCCTCATAGCCAATTTTGATATTATCGTAAATTCATGAAAATGTGATTTTTGGTCTTAATGTGAGGTTGTGGTTGGTTAATCATTAGGTTAACAGTATGGTTAGGTTTACAATAACGTTTCCAGAAAGTACATTGAATGAAAAGGCGGGGTTtacgactttgtggctgtggtaactagtgacgacccagGGTTTCTATCCCGAGACGCAAGGTTTCTATCCCGAGACTTCAGGGATTGCTGCGAAACAGGCCAGTGTTTGGAATGTGAGAAATTCTTACATAGTTGTTCATTTTGtcaatctaaaggcacaacctagttTCGAGCCAATTTCTTAAGTAGTTGAATATGTTATTACTCCTACCGCGTGAAAGTCACACATTGACACGTTTTCATTCAAAGGAGTGGAGTGCCTTTGACTTGGCGGCTTGCGCACGCGCAGTTCGACGTGAGACGACCGTTGTGCCCTATGACGTATGTTTGCACAGGAGCTAAAGGCGTCCACATTAAAACAGTTTGTGCAACGTATGGTTACGTTTTTCTTCGTTTTGGACTtcagtaatgtttttttttttttcggttGTTGGGCACAGGACACCGCAATAAATATGTCGtgtaattttacatctaactaaaaTGTTTGTATTATTTCGAGATAAACATTTGCATGACAACGAGTGGTTTCTAATTTAATTACAAACACGTCATAGACTACTCTACTGTTGCCCAATTACCGACTTCGGCTTGCCCCAAGAAAAAATGTGCCTGAACAACCGAGAAAAAAACAACCTAACGAAGAcaaatgtcatcataatatataTAGGCAcgaactgtttcggctgggaagcattGGGCGCCTTCAGCTAGCCAACTTcaccatgacatcgcctacaagtgtgatcggggatttttattggagaagcagtttctgcctgTCTTCATATTGTACTGTCTTTGTTTTATCCCTTTGAGAGGGccatggctagaagggatccagcttttgtcaaattgctAACtcagttctcctaacctgctacgaaaaataACATCTTACGTTTATTTGACAAACTGGATTATTTCTAGCCATTACTCTTTGAGAGCGGGAGAAAATATTGCGCTAGTAGCACTACTCAAGAGTCTGCAATTCGGGATCATTGGGAAGTCCCTTTACCCATTTGAAATTGACATTTTTAAATGGTTGGGGTAAGGATTGGggagggatgtcccaaggattccGTATAGCACTACTCAAGGGTGTGCTTGTTCAACATAAAAATCCTTCATCGTGACCAATAATACATTAAAGCAACTTTAAGCAAGCATATTGCCTATTCATCTGGATAAGACTGTTGCTGTTAATACTATAGGAGGAGCAGTTACTGTTATCTAAAAATGATAATAGGTCTGGTTGACACTGAATGCAGGAAATAGCCATAAAACTCAACACAGCAAATGACACTGTCCTCTTTATGCTACAAATTGTATTTTACTGTTGCAGAATAATCGCTTTAGGAAAGTGCAGACTGGCTACTCTGCAGGCCCCGGCCTAGAGTGTTATGTGAAAGGTTTCAACTTCACTGGTGAACCGCCTTGGCTGCTCTGCACCTGATTAAACTACTTTGCCAAATTCCAACTCTTTCTTGTCCAGGTAAGAGTTGTTTTCCAATCCACTGTCATTTCAAACATGCATGTCATAATATTCTAGAATGGGTGTTAACAGTACATGCCTATGAAATACTGGGGTTGGTTGTAATTGGTGTACTGTAGCTCTGGGAGTAATTATGCTAGTAATTTAGGCACATTCCAGTTCCAGATAATAATGAGCAGTCTTAACTCGGATCTACTTTTTTCACAGTTTTCTTTTGTGACCAATCTAAAAGTTATTCTGCGACCATGAACACTTTCGCTCCTGCCGATTTTGCCTTCCTGGAGGAGGGATTCTGTGCCCGTGACATTGTTGAGCAGAAGATCAATGAGATGTCCATGTCGGTAAGGAGAACTTCCTACTGTCCCTGATTTTACTGCATTTGGTATGAGAAGTGACTTGTTGATGAGGCATTTGTCACTGTAAGATGTATTTCTTATTCGCTTGTATCCGTGTCTTTGCCTCTCCAGGATGATAAGGATGCCTTCTACGTGTGCGACTTGAGTGACGTGCTGAAGAAGCACATGCGATGGGCGCGTGCCATGCCCCGCGTAACGCCCTTCTATGCTGTCAAATGCAATGACAGCCGGACTGTTGTCACGACCTTGGCCTCCTTGGGCGCTGGCTTTGACTGTGCAAGCAAGGTATGTCTCATTCTAAACATCTACTGGTTTATTGAAGTAGCCCTGACCCTGCTGCCCTGTGAATGTGTTTCCTGTTCTGACCCAGTCTGTTTTTGTCCCATCAGACTGAGATCCAGATTGTTCAGTCTCTGGGTGTGGACGCTAGCAGGATCATCTACGCCAATCCTTGCAAGCAGGTATCCCAGATCAAGTATGCCTCTGCCCACGGCGTGCAGATGATGACCTTCGACAGCGACGTGGAACTCATGAAGGTGGCTCGGTGCCACGACAATGCCAAGTAAGAAACATCTCCATGGCTATTCTTTAGCCACACTGAAAACACTTGGTTTTTGTAAGTAACTTATCCGGCTACTCTAGAAAAGTGCACCTCCAACGTTTCTTTCTCCCTGCCCAGACTAGTCCTGCGCATTGCCACAGATGATTCCAAGGCCGTGTGCCAGCTCAGTGTCAAGTTTGGTGCCACCATGAAGGCATGCCGGGGTCTCCTGGAGAGGGCTAAGGAACTGGGCCTGGACGTTATCGGGGTCAGCTTCCACGTGGGGAGTGGCTGCACTGACCCAGAAACCTACAGCCAGGCCATCTCTGATGCCCGCTGTGTCTTTGACATGGGGGTGAGTGTCTTTCTGCTTGGAACGTATCACCTACATTTTATAAATGGACCCGTAACCTGCAGTTGGTCCTCAAGTAGGTCTAACTCATCTTTGTTGGTTCTCTTTTCTGCAGGCTGAGGTGGGTTTCAACATGACCCTCCTGGACATTGGTGGCGGTTTCCCTGGGTCTGAGGATACCAAGCTCAAGTTTGAGGAGATCACAGCAGTTATCAACCCAGCACTGGACAAGTATTTCCCTGCTGACTCTGGGATCCGGATCATTGCTGAGCCAGGCCGCTACTATGTGGCCTCTGCCTACACCCTAGCTGTTAACGTCATCGCAAAGAAGGTCATCATGAACGAGCAAATTGACGGTATGAGCAAATTGACTCTATGAGCAAATTGACTCAATCTGCAAACTTGTGGTTAATGCCTGACGTGACACATAAAATTGCATCACTCAATCCAAAGTAATAGCGAGCCAAATTTCATTATAATTTACACAACTCTGCCCCTACAGAGGATGACGATTGGGTCAGTGACCGGACTCTGATGTACTATGTGAACGATGGCGTCTATGGCTCCTTCAACTGTATTCTATATGACCATGCTCACCCCTTGCCTACCCTGCACAAGGTAAGTTGATTAACACACTTTATTTCACTCCACCAAACTAACTCTCGCAAAGTTAATCCATAAAACCAATAAAATAAGTCTGACAATTGTTTGTTAATCCCTGTTCTCATTATCCATCTACAGAAGCCAAAGCCAGATGAGCGTATGTACCCCTGCAGCATCTGGGGACCAACCTGTGACGGCCTGGATCGCATCGCTGAGGTGTGCACTCTGCCGGATATGCAAGTGGGAGAGTGGCTGCTGTTTGAGAATATGGGGGCCTACACTGTGGCTGCGTCCTCTACCTTCAACGGCTTCCAGAAGCCAGACATCTACTACATCATGTCCCGCACAGCTTGGTAAGTTGTTGGGAAtgtagagagaaatagaatgTGATTGTGGCAGCATCTCTCCATACAGGGATATCATCAATTCCCAACCTTCTTTCTGATTTTAAATCCGTTTTGGTTTTCTCTTGTCCCTGTGTAGGCAGTGCATACAGCAGATCTGTGCCCAGGGGATGCCCACTCCCGTTGAGGATGCGTCCTGTGTGACATCCAGCTGTGGCCATGAGAGCAGCCTGGTGCTGCCCACCAAGTCAAGCCAGACCTGTGTGCTCTAAAAACAACACCAACATAATCTCATACATACCCACCACCACACTGCCACTCTACTGGCCCAGTACTCTGTGTTATTAAGTTCCTatttaatgttttaaaaaaacattttttttactcaTACCGTTGAAAGGCCAGTTACTTgatgggagaatgagaggggcaTGTTGGCGCACATTTCTCCCTTTTCTGTATGAAAGACTGAGATCTAATCCTGAGCTGAGGCTGAATCTCTCTTAAAACATCACTAAAGGTACATCTCGGAGGGTTGGTGTCATATTGTTACAGGGTTCCGATTGGCTTATGCCTACAAAGGTTGTATGTTCAATTCCAGTAGGGGCCACAAAACACCTTAATTTGCATTGACCATAAATCGCTTTAGATGAGAGCATTTGCAAAAGGACAATGTAAATGTTACATGACAGTGTCGTAGGGGATTTTCTCTTGTAAACTCCAATTCCCAGAAGGCTCCCTGTTTCAATTGAATCAACAACCCAATCTCATGACTAAAGGGGCTGTTTGAGGGCGACTTACTTCTCCAGGAAATGGCTGCTACAGATATTTAATTTTCCCCAATCTCCTCTTTCATACAGAACCATTTGTTCAATGTAGGGACTCAACATGCAGACTGTCCCTCTTCTccttttctgtattttttttttataataatgTCTTTTATTGCTAGGTAGTATGTCAGTTAATGATACAAATAATAATTGTTACTATTGACGATGCATTTTAAAAAGGATACGCAGGAGATGGGATTGCACATTTGTATCACTTTCCTATGGAAACATtttttaattttgtattttttttaaaataaaatgtgtaGGTGCAGAGCTGAATGTTGTGTGGTCCTTTCTGGGGGTATAGTCCGTATCCTTTTGGTAGAGATTGGTGGACACTAGATAACACCGTGCGGATATTACTACAGTAGTTAAGTGATTCACTCTTattaataatatacagtaccagtcaagttgggactcaagggtttttcattttttccctacgttgtagaataatggtgacgacatcaaaactatgaaataacacatggaatcatgtattaaccatcGTAGGATACTGCCGAAGACTAGGGTACAGAGTGTGTCTGCATCCTGGTCCATGAAGCTGTTACTTTGGAAGATGTGGGAGCTGCACCAGAACCTGGCAGATGGAGCCTGTTATAGGCATATTCTTTGTGGCAACCTGGAATAAGAATGTTAACATGACTTCATATTACTCAATTGACAATGCTTCTAATGTCCtggtgtatacagtggggcaaaaaagtatttactcagccaccaattgtgcacg
It encodes the following:
- the LOC139375122 gene encoding ornithine decarboxylase-like, which produces MNTFAPADFAFLEEGFCARDIVEQKINEMSMSDDKDAFYVCDLSDVLKKHMRWARAMPRVTPFYAVKCNDSRTVVTTLASLGAGFDCASKTEIQIVQSLGVDASRIIYANPCKQVSQIKYASAHGVQMMTFDSDVELMKVARCHDNAKLVLRIATDDSKAVCQLSVKFGATMKACRGLLERAKELGLDVIGVSFHVGSGCTDPETYSQAISDARCVFDMGAEVGFNMTLLDIGGGFPGSEDTKLKFEEITAVINPALDKYFPADSGIRIIAEPGRYYVASAYTLAVNVIAKKVIMNEQIDEDDDWVSDRTLMYYVNDGVYGSFNCILYDHAHPLPTLHKKPKPDERMYPCSIWGPTCDGLDRIAEVCTLPDMQVGEWLLFENMGAYTVAASSTFNGFQKPDIYYIMSRTAWQCIQQICAQGMPTPVEDASCVTSSCGHESSLVLPTKSSQTCVL